AGTATCATTTCTTGTTGGCGATTCAAATATTTATTACTCAGATCGAAAGTCTAATAATAAAAACTTAAAGATAAAATTTGCAATAAAAACTCCATATCGAACATTTTATTTTTTTAAAACAATCAATTATTTTGATGAATACATGAAAAATAAAAAATTAGGATCAATCGATAATCCAGCATTATATACGGAAGTTAAAAACATTAAGAAAGAAATTGATCATGATTATTCCAAAAAGAATAAAGCCAATAATGGTAGTGAAAAGAATTAATATTTTAAAAACATAGTTTTGTACTTTTCTTTGCTTTCTTAATTTATCCTGAATAAATACGTGCTTAAACCTATGGTGCCCAAAAACTTCATCAAGTGTTAAATTAGGGTTCATTTCTTTTAAAATTTCAGTCCCTCCTTCAACAATTTTATATGTCCTATCCCTTACAGGAGGGGATATTTTTTTGTTTTCTTTTTTAATCATTTTCCTTCTCCTCTCTACACCAATTCCATTTGCTCTAGCACTGGATGAATACCATCTTTAGCAAGCAAGTCATAAATGAACTTCTTGCCTTTTTGCGTCCACTTCAAGTTATTGTGAACGCCTTGCGCTTTTTTACCGTCCTTGGAATAAGAGTACGGCTCGTATTGCGTGTAACCTTTAGCATCATATTTGCGATACAACACCCACACTTTGCCTTGACGATAAATGACATGCCGCTTGTGCAGCTCAACATTCAGCTTCTTAGCCGTCATACCAAAATCCTTAGCAATCTCAGTTGTGGTCATTAATCCTGGATTTCGCATTTGGCTGTCGTAATAATCTGCTTTAGGCTTAGCTTTTAGATATGCCTTCTGCTCCTCAAGCCATTTCTCAGCTCGCTTTACGGGATCTTCAATCATGTAACTGTCAAGGTGACCAGCTTGAATTGCCTTAATCTCGCTCTCCATTTGATTAAAGGCATTAATGTACTTTAACTTGAATTCCATTGCTTTAGCACCTGTGTAGCCCATAGCTAACAATGTAAAGCCATCACGATTCATAAAATACATTTCTTTTAGACGACCGTAGCTGTCGCTATATGTTGACCTTTCGAACATGGGTCCAATTTTGGCCCCATCTTTTTTAATTATGTCTCTGACATCTCTTAACACTTTCTTGTGTTGCTTTCCAAATACTTCTGCAACTTGCAAGCTGCTTGTAATAGCTTGTTGATTTTGCATGATCACTAATTCTTGCATCTTGTTTCCTTCTTTCTAATATCTGTAATACAAGCCTAATTTTTCAGCAGCCTGTTTGCGAATCTCTTTAGAACGCGGACTCATATCACCATGAAGCGCACGATTAAGCTGCTGCGGTCCAGTTCCAATTGCTTTTGCTAACTCATATTGCTTCATATGATGCTTTTTTAAAGCAACAGTAAATTTAATCTCCATATCTTCAACGATATTTGATAATTCTTCTTCAACCATGATTTCACTTCCTTTCGGTTATTTCTTGACTACCAATCATATTTTTAGTTATAATAAAAGCGCTTCAACATATGACACATAAAGATGTTGGCATATTCCGTAAGGAGGTGATAACATCTTGTCACAATTTTTGGAGTAGTGTGTATTTCTGTAGGTTGAAAAATATGAGCTAATAAAAAAACTGTTACTGATATGATCAATGGTGACTGGTTATTGCCTGACTGATTTGATTTAGCATTTCTAGTAATTAGTGAAAGTAAATTAAGAGTAACTTTGCCTATATCTATCAGCTGCAAATACCTAATTGAAGTTTAGCGACTGATTTTGAGTACTTGTAACTGTTGATACAGGAAAACCCTTAGGAACTTTTAAAGTTAATTTCCATATAAGTAAATCGATGCTGATGCACCGCTGGAACAATAAGCAGTCAAATGATGCGGGCTTTGCAACCTAGAAATTTTTAAAAATATTGAAAATTTGTCCCTTAGCAAGGGGATATTTTTTTGCACTTTTTATCCTCCTTTCAGTATTTTTTTAATCAAGTTCTTGATGAAACACACTAAAATTGATAATATAAAAACAGGTTTTGAAAGGAGTTGTTCACTTTGAAAGACTTTTTGAGAGACCTGTTTTCTCGCGGATAACTGTTTAACCGTTAAGCTGGTGAGGACTTTAGCGTTAGTGTCTACGTTAAGACGCACAACCTTGTGGGAGATAAATTTATCTGTCGTGTAAATTTAACTCGATAGGATTTATTATTCGACGTAAAGGTAAATCCTTTAAAGCAAGACTACACATTAAAGTTAAGCAGCTGAACTAGGTACAGGCTTGGGCGACGATACCATCAAGTCCTAGTTGGTGTTTCAGGACGCACTTGAGAATAAAACAATTTCGCAGTCATAGCTTTCCTGAGAGCTATGATTTTTTTAATGCATTATATTTCCTTCTTTCTCAATGCAATAAACGGTATTTTTTTAATCAAGTTCTTGACTTATTTAGACCAGTTCCATTTGCTCACTACCCAATAGTTTGTTAATGAAATACTTCTGACCCTCACCAGTTACCATCGTTGTGTAAGTTACATAAGTGCTGCCGTCAGGATTGCTTGAAGCCTTTTCTCTGACTTTGAACCAACCATGATCAATTGCCCATTGAGTTGGCGTATTCCATAATCTGCCACGCTTTTTGATTAGATAACCATGCTCTCTCAACCAAGCAAACAATCTGTTCTGACCAATATTCACGCCATTACCACGTAAAATTTTTGCTAACTGTCCAATTAAAATAGTTGCTTTACTGGTAGATACTGCGTCTGCAAAAATTGCCTTTGGCTTCATCTTTTCGTTTTCAATTTTGAGATGATTGTTTTCGTCTTGCAGAATGGCGTAGCCTCGTTTGACAATTTCGGCTGGATCGTTCCATTTCTTTTCAACCTCAATTAGATATTTGCGATATTGCTTACCTTTCTCAGTTCGACTTAATAGGCAAAGTTGTTTTGCCATGTCGATTGTTAAAGCGTAGTCTAAAAGTGGCTTAGTACCACCGTTTGGCATGTCCGTAACTGTAGTTACAGTCGTAAAATCTACGTCTTCTTCGAAGTCTTTAAAATTCTGTTCAACCCATTTACTAAATCTTGTAGTTAAACCTAATCCTTTGTGCAAGTCCCTGGCACTAACCAATTGTTGGTCACCTTTGACCTGTACTTTTATTAATTCCTGCATTTAAATTCCTTCTTTCTTGTTATACTTAAATCATCTCAGTTAAAGGAGGTGACAATCATGGCTAAGGATAGAGATTTGTTAAAGCAAGCTATTAAGTTAACTTGCTCTCAAATAGAAGCAAATTCACGTACTACAAATGATGTAGTTTATAAAAAAGACATGATTAATTTGGTCAAAATGTATTACGATGAATTAGTCAACTTAGAAAGCAGTTAATATTCTTCTGTTCTTTCGGAAATCTTTTTTCCATCAACACCAGAATACAAATATTTTTTTCGCTCTCTTGTAATTTTTAAATTATGGAGAGCTTTTTCTATCTCTTCAGATGTCCCTGTAATTCTTATTTCCATTTGTCTCACCTCCTTAATGCAATAAACGGTATTTTTTTAATCAAGTTCTTGACTTATTTAGACAATCGGCTATACTAAGGCCATGACAAATAAGCAAATAAACGTTGCTATATCAATCTTCACTCGCCAAAGTAACTGAATTGATAGGCTGGTTTTTTCTTGCTCAATTACTTGATGAATTAAATATAAGATAATTATCTAAATAAGTCAAGCTAATTGTCTAAATTGTTTTTATAAATTTGGAGAAATGCTTTTATGACACTGTTTGATAACTTGAAAATTATGGCAAAAAATCATGGAATGAGTTTGCTACAAATTAACGAAAAAGCTGGTTTAGGTAAAAATGCAATTTACAAATGGAAAACTCAGCAGCCCTCTACAGAAAATCTGCAGAAGGTTGCCAGAGTGCTTCATACTTCCACCGACTACCTGCTTGGTAATACAGATGATCCCTCACCTGTGTCGAATAAGGACGAAAAGCCATTCCTTGATATCGGGGATGATGAAAGAATTTATTCTTATCGTGGAAAGCCGGTACCCAAAGAATACTTAGATGTTATCCGTGGTTTGATGGATTCTGACATCAGAAAAGGTAAAGGTAGATAAATTATGTTAAACAGAACCTATTCTTTACCATCAAAGACTTCTGTACAATTGCTTGATTTAGCTGAAAATGCAAAAGATTTAAAAATTGACAATACTCCTTTTAGAAAGTTAGCTCGTTCTATGCCATCTATGGAAGCCAAAGCAATTTTAAAGGGAGCAATAAAAACTATAGATCGTATGGAACCATCTATTTTAAGTGGGAAAGATTATGAGTTGACGACAAAGTTTTTGATTCCTATAAATGATAATATTTATAGGGCTACACTTACTATGAGTAAAAAAATCAGACTTTTACATAGAAATCCGATATTTGAAATAAGAAACACCATCAGTAACCTTGTATTGCTTCAAAACGGTGTACCTAAAAAAATCCCACCAGAATATTTAAGTGCAGAACGATTGCTAGCTTTCATTGATACAAGAGAAAATAAGTTAGAAAAAGAATACTTTATAGTTTCTGCTTTCAGTAAAGATGATAAGCTTAACTCTGATGCAAAATCACTCACTAATGAAGAAACTAAAAAAACAAGCAATATACATGATGATTATAATAAAAACAAGCACCTATGGTGGAATGACCCAAAACTAAAAGTTTTTCTTGAGCAGCATATTGATGAAAGCATACTACAATAAATATATTAGGAGAATTATTATGATAGAGCTACACGAAAAATATGGTAATTATTCAGAATTTCAGATATGCAGAAGATTATCCCTAGTGGGAACAAACTCAATCGATTCATACTCTTACGAAAACATAGAGCATGATACTGGACTAACTAAATATGAGATTATGCTGACATATTCTGGATATGAAGCTTCCGAAGATGCAACTATGAAAATTTATAATTGGCTATTAGAACACGATAAGGAATTTAAATTGTTTTTATATAAAAACAATGATCCTGCTTCATACAAAGAACTGCCTAGAACATTAATAAATGTAAAGAGCGACTGGAATATATACAAAACGATTCAAATTAACAATGGTAGTGAATCTCAGTTAGATTTTGACACATCAAATAAATATACAGAACCGTCAAAGAGAGACAATCAAGTTCAAACAGATATTCAAGTTCAATATGTATAAGGAGTTAAAAAAATGGAAAGCAAACTTTCTTTCAATTTGATCGATACAACTTTAAATGAAATATATTGTGGTGAGCTCAATGAAGCTAAAAAAGTAATCAAGAATATCAAAAAATTCGAAAACTTCAGTCTAACTTTGGATAAATTTTTTATTACTATCAATATAAGCAAACCCAAAAAAATAAAAGATTTGACTGAAGTTATAAGTTCTTACAATTCAGAAAATTACTCTGTTATTTGTAGCATTTCAGCTGCCTATACAGATTCTATGTCTAACTTCAGCATGGCAGCCACATTATCCTCACGAGTTGAATTAGTAAATAGTAGTTCTATGTCTATAAAAGATATCGAGGAGCTTATTAACAATCAGCGTGTTCCCTTTCTTCGACCTACTATAAGTAAACTAGTAAATATTTTTTCATTTTTATTAACTGAAAACACACGTATTAATTCTATTCCTGGAGCAAATGACCTGCTAAATTATATTGCCAAAGACAAGTCGGGAATAAAGTTTAAAGAAGAAAGTTAAAATTATGAACGAATTAATACATTATCTTTTAAACCTTGCATTCGATTGTGGTATTTCTTATTCCCTTGTTACTAAAGACAAATCGTATCAATCAATTTCATTGCCCGATCAAAGTTTTATGGTTATCAATTTGAATTGTTTCAATCACTACGAACTACCCTTTATTATAGGGCATGAGATTGGCCATATAATGAACGAAAATGATGGCAAGTTCAAATACACATATGGCAAAGTAATAACCTCTGAAGAACACGCTGCTGACCTGTATTCACTAAATACCATCTTCGATTATGCAACAAAACAGTATTCTTCCTATGAAGAACCCATACAATTCATGCAGCAATATGGAATACCCAACAGAATGTTTGATGACACTGTTGATTTATTTAGAAATAACAATGATTTATTATTTTGATTTTAAAGTAAGCGGATTATTTAATAGTTTATTTCGATTAATTTATAAAATAGTTCATTAATATTACTTAAAGGAGAATTATGTAATGAAAGAGAAAACCTCTAGCAAGCGCCCTTTTTACAAGCAAATTTGGTTTTGGATAATCATCGTTGTAGCCTTTACAGGATTATTGGGAGCTGTATTTATGGCTGGTAAAAATAGTAATGAGTCTACTAGTCACACTAAAACAGATCAAAAAAGTTATGACTCTTCCACTGAATCTAGTAATTTGGTTACTGATGATTATGGAGATCAAACTTCAAAGGATAACATAACGCTTCAAAAAATATATTATAAAATCAATGTAGGGGATCTCATGAAGGATGGCAAAGGTGGTTCAACATACACGTATGTTAAAAAATCGCTTCAATCTGGTCCATCAGAAACATCCTCTAATGAAATTTCTGGTGTTGAAACCAAAGTTGCCAAATGGGAATATGATGACATGACACTTAACTTCACTTTTGTTAATAATCGAGTAGTAAAAAGCTCTATAACTGATTTTCGTTGGGAAAGACCAGAAAATAGAATTACCCTCAAAGCTTATAAAAAGTTATCAGATAAAACATCCCCTGATTCCGTAACCAAAAAGTTTGGTTTACCTGATGAAGTGGAACAGTCTCAGACTCTTGGAATATATAAAACAATTTATAGTTGGTACACTGGCATACAAGGCAGTGAAGGCTCTAGTTTAGATTTAGAATTTACAGGTACCTTGCTTACAAATAAATCTGAAACAGGACTAAGTTAAATAATCACAACGCAAAAAATTTCCCGTGCGTAAGCACGGAGGAA
This DNA window, taken from Lactobacillus sp. ESL0684, encodes the following:
- a CDS encoding phage antirepressor KilAC domain-containing protein; this encodes MQELIKVQVKGDQQLVSARDLHKGLGLTTRFSKWVEQNFKDFEEDVDFTTVTTVTDMPNGGTKPLLDYALTIDMAKQLCLLSRTEKGKQYRKYLIEVEKKWNDPAEIVKRGYAILQDENNHLKIENEKMKPKAIFADAVSTSKATILIGQLAKILRGNGVNIGQNRLFAWLREHGYLIKKRGRLWNTPTQWAIDHGWFKVREKASSNPDGSTYVTYTTMVTGEGQKYFINKLLGSEQMELV
- a CDS encoding phage regulatory protein/antirepressor Ant, whose product is MQELVIMQNQQAITSSLQVAEVFGKQHKKVLRDVRDIIKKDGAKIGPMFERSTYSDSYGRLKEMYFMNRDGFTLLAMGYTGAKAMEFKLKYINAFNQMESEIKAIQAGHLDSYMIEDPVKRAEKWLEEQKAYLKAKPKADYYDSQMRNPGLMTTTEIAKDFGMTAKKLNVELHKRHVIYRQGKVWVLYRKYDAKGYTQYEPYSYSKDGKKAQGVHNNLKWTQKGKKFIYDLLAKDGIHPVLEQMELV
- a CDS encoding helix-turn-helix transcriptional regulator, with amino-acid sequence MTLFDNLKIMAKNHGMSLLQINEKAGLGKNAIYKWKTQQPSTENLQKVARVLHTSTDYLLGNTDDPSPVSNKDEKPFLDIGDDERIYSYRGKPVPKEYLDVIRGLMDSDIRKGKGR
- a CDS encoding DUF3862 domain-containing protein, with amino-acid sequence MKEKTSSKRPFYKQIWFWIIIVVAFTGLLGAVFMAGKNSNESTSHTKTDQKSYDSSTESSNLVTDDYGDQTSKDNITLQKIYYKINVGDLMKDGKGGSTYTYVKKSLQSGPSETSSNEISGVETKVAKWEYDDMTLNFTFVNNRVVKSSITDFRWERPENRITLKAYKKLSDKTSPDSVTKKFGLPDEVEQSQTLGIYKTIYSWYTGIQGSEGSSLDLEFTGTLLTNKSETGLS
- a CDS encoding helix-turn-helix transcriptional regulator, which codes for MVEEELSNIVEDMEIKFTVALKKHHMKQYELAKAIGTGPQQLNRALHGDMSPRSKEIRKQAAEKLGLYYRY